The following proteins are encoded in a genomic region of Cryptococcus gattii WM276 chromosome I, complete sequence:
- a CDS encoding Dolichyl-phosphate-mannose--protein mannosyltransferase 2, putative (Similar to TIGR gene model, INSD accession AAW43214.1), which translates to MSQPLTRRAPLQPHPSQPSTFASKVTVESEADARLKDHHAGPYTIQKTAFGGKRGSAAVGRIGKREWTMIAGMVVVALYVRLYRLGRPSSVVFDEVHFGGFAMKYIRRKFFMDVHPPLAKLLVTLSAWVGGFDGKFDFKDIGKDYLEPGVPYITMRFFPAALGIALIPLAFLTLLALRLSHTSALLGALFVTFDNALITQSRLILLDSFLVFFTGLTTFFWVRFSNEDSEGRAFTKPWWINLLCTGLSLGAVVSCKWVGLFTIAMIGVGTLRQLWLLLGNLKVTPRQYIRHFAARTLCLIVVPLAFYMLMFKIHFWILNESGDGDGFMSSEFQHTLQGHGMADTFADVGFGSKVSIRHVNTQGGYLHSHPHPYPGGSKQQQITLYPHRDDNNVWRIVNASAPDGPSSYPWDELPFEYVLTGTKIRLEHVTTEKRLHSHDIRPPVSEVDFQNEVSGYGFPGFAGDANDDFIVEITKHTRGRNDKQAKHRLKTLRSEFRLRHALSGCYLFSHKVKLPDWGYEQQEVTCNKNPTWENSLWYIETNQHAQLSMDAERVNYEKPSFFEKFFELNAVMWRTNAGLTERHAYDSRPQHWPWLRRGINFWVKDHRQVYLIGNPVVWWSSTAAIVAYVIVRGFLVLRAQRGYRDLNQPKLAFYDDICAFCVIGWALHYFPFYLMQRQLFLHHYLPALYFAILLFCTVFDYTTSALRPRIRTNIAIAILILALWSWNHWSSLAYAGEWTKSACENGKWLRTWDFSCNDFYESTSMYNSHAAMSSEKIAATDLGPDSATTTFIEDVPEPIQNVFQQDPPPEEKTIAPVGPAPVVQMEESSAVFIPEGEEAPVVEDLRAPVGNDAGDPAVTDGEDDGGWHGGAEEGQHGQRKDEVKTKEGEAPVGARVDIPDMGLDEERKLLVDQIMSEQE; encoded by the exons ATGTCTCAACCACTCACCCGCCGCGCTCCTCTTCAGCCCCACCCTTCCCAACCGTCAACCTTTGCGTCAAAAGTTACCGTCGAATCTGAAGCTGATGCGCGTTTGAAAGACCATCATGCTGGACCATACACAATCCAGAAAACTGCGTTTGGCGGGAAGAGAGGCTCTGCAGCAGTAGGGCGGATTGGAAAGAGGGAGTGGACGATGATCGCGGGGATGGTCGTAGTTGCGCTTTATGTGAGACTGTACAGGCTTGGCAGGCCGAGCAGCGTCGT TTTTGATGAAGTGCATTTCGGAGGCTTTGCCATGAAGTATATCCGGCGCAAGTTCTTTATGGATGTGCACCCTCCACTAGCAAAACTCTTGGTCACTCTCAGCGCTTGGGTCGGTGGGTTCGACGGGAAGTTTGATTTCAAGGATATTGGAAA GGATTATCTTGAACCTGGCGTTCCCTACATTACAATGCGATTCTTCCCTGCTGCCCTCGGTATTGCTCTCATCCCTCTCGCCTTTCTTACTCTTCTCGCTCTTCGCCTCTCACACACTTCTGCACTCCTGGGCGCCCTTTTTGTCACATTTGATAACGCCCTCATCACTCAATCCCGACTCATCCTCTTAGACTctttcctcgtcttcttcaccGGCCTTACTACTTTTTTCTGGGTTCGCTTCTCCAATGAAGATTCTGAAGGCAGAGCGTTCACGAAGCCGTGGTGGATAAATTTACTTTGTACCGGCCTTAGTCTTGGTGCTGTTGTCTCATGTAAATGGGTCGGCCTGTTCACTATTGCCATGATCGGCGTCGGAACCCTTCGTCAACTCTGGCTTCTCCTCGGTAATCTCAAGGTTACCCCCAGGCAGTACATCAGACACTTTGCGGCTCGGACGCTGTGCTTGATTGTGGTACCCTTGGCTTTCTATATGCTGATGTTTAAAATCCACTTCTGGATTTTGAACGAAAGcggagatggagatgggTTCATGAGCTCGGAGTTCCAGCATACATTGCAGGGTCATGGCATGGCTGACACTTTCGCTG ATGTTGGTTTTGGTTCAAAGGTGTCCATCCGACATGTTAACACTCAGGGTGGTTACCTTCATTCACACCCCCATCCTTACCCTGGCGGCTCTAAGC AGCAACAAATCACCCTCTACCCCCATCGAGACGACAACAACGTCTGGCGAATCGTTAATGCTTCGGCCCCCGACGGACCATCCTCTTATCCCTGGGATGAACTTCCCTTTGAATATGTTCTTACCGGCACTAAGATCCGTCTCGAGCATGTCACGACCGAGAAGCGTCTTCATTCTCACGACATCCGACCGCCTGTCAGTGAAGTGGACTTTCAAAACGAAGTTTCTGGCTATGGTTTTCCCGGCTTTGCTGGTGACGCCAATGACGATTTCATCGTGGAAATTACGAAGCATACAAGAGGGAGGAATGACAAGCAGGCCAAGCACAGACTCAAGACCCTCCGAAGCGAGTTCAGGCTAAGGCACGCTTTGTCTGGATGCTACTTGTTCTCACACAAAGTCAAGTTGCCTGACTGGGGTTACGAGCAACAAGAGGTGACCTGTAACAAGAACCCTACTTGGGAGAACTCTTTGTGGTACATTGAAACCAACCAGCATGCTCAAT TGTCTATGGACGCAGAGCGAGTCAATTATGAAAAACCTAGCTTCTTTGAAAAGTTCTTCGAGCTCAACGCTGTGATGTGGAGAACCAACGCTGGATTGACTGAGAGGCATGCTTATGATTCTCGACCACAACACTGGCCTTGGCTCAGGCGTGGCATT AATTTCTGGGTCAAGGATCACAGGCAGGTCTACCTCATCGGTAACCCCGTGGTTTGGTGGTCTAGCACTGCCGCTATCGTTGCCTATGTCATTGTGAGAGGGTTCTTGGTTTTGCGCGCTCAGAGGGGTTACAGGGACTTGAACCAAC CCAAGCTCGCATTCTACGATGATATTTGCGCTTTCTGCGTCATTGGTTGGGCACTCCATTATTTCCCGTTCTATCTCATGCAACGCCAGCTCTTCTTGCACCATTATCTCCCCGCACTCTACTTTgccattcttcttttctgTACCGTCTTTGATTACACCACATCTGCGCTCAGGCCAAGGATTAGGACGAACATTGCTATCGCGATTTTGATTCTTGCACTTTGGAGTTGGAATCATTGGAGTAGTTTGGCGTATGCTGGAGAGTGGACTAAGAGCGCCTGTGAGAATGGAAAGTGGTTGAGGACTTGGGATTTCTCTTG TAACGACTTTTACGAGAGCACTAGCATGTACAACTCCCACGCTGCCATGTCAAGCGAAAAAATTGCTGCTACCGATCTCGGTCCTGACTCGGCCACGACCACATTCATCGAAGATGTCCCTGAGCCTATCCAAAATGTTTTCCAGCAAGATCCCCCTCCTGAGGAAAAAACCATTGCGCCCGTTGGTCCCGCGCCCGTAGTTCAGATGGAAGAGTCTTCAGCGGTTTTCATTCCTGAAGGGGAGGAGGCGCCAGTCGTTGAGGATTTGAGAGCGCCAGTGGGGAACGATGCGGGTGATCCGGCAGTGACGGAtggtgaggatgatggtggCTGGCACGGAGGTGCAGAGGAGGGACAGCATGGACAAAGAAAGGATGAAGTGAAGACAAAGGAAGGTGAGGCGCCTGTAGGTGCCAGGGTTGACATTCCTGATATGGGATTGGATGAGGAACGGAAGTTGTTGGTGGATCAGATCATGAGTGAACAGGAGTAA
- a CDS encoding Beta-glucan synthesis-associated protein SKN, putative (Similar to TIGR gene model, INSD accession AAW43216.1~Duplicated and diverged from upstream gene CGB_I0300W) encodes MLGHNRYPSGTMILGEEKLTSSSAISVRRSTLSTLGKYESYTPRPGPSRTDSTVSYSSANTDSKLKDLEHDSMGWKTMITDAEDDDWMHNPDPKNDRKYDRGTIFTFRGLLNVGCLLIILICFLALFAGYPIITYYTEGIQSTNGAYNLGGINATGQIPLIENFATVIDKDTPESAYTRTGFDGEPYTLVFSDEFEKEGRTFFPGDDPFWTGVDLHYWPTGDLEWYDPSAITTRDGKLVITMTQEPIHDLNFKSGMLQSWNQLCFQYSVYIEVSVSLPGDDKIPGFWPGVWMMGNLGRPGYGATTEGTWPYSYDSCDYGTLANQTNPEGTGPEGALTSGWDNGPISYLPGQRMSACTCKGEDHAGPDVSYGRGVPEIDVLEALVDPNVRRGVVSQSAQMAPFDKGYHYDNSSKGAIIYDTKNTEFNIYQGSIYQEAVSSLTYVDNANYVGTSGGFGVYAFEYFSNPEDRNSGHITWVANGKKSWTMNPAAVGADESMGIGQRLISEEPMAMIINFGMSESFQPVDFNRLVTPMEMLVDYIRVYQRSEGRVGCDPKDRPTAAYIENHINAYSNPNLTTWAAAGYTKPKNSLIDKC; translated from the exons ATGCTAGGACATAATAGATACCCATCAGGAACGATGATATTAGGAGAGGAAAAGCTT acctcttcttcagcaATTTCTGTACGTCGATCCACGCTTTCAACATTGGGCAAATATGAGAGCTATACGCCTCGTCCAGGACCTAGTCGGACAGACAGTACTGTCAGCTATTCGAGTGCAAATACAGATAGCAAGTTGAAGGACCTGGAGCATGATTCTATGGGATGGAAAACTATGATAACTGATGCAGAGGACGATGATTGGATGCACAATCCTGATCCTAAAAATGACCGGAAG TATGACCGCGGAACGATTTTTACATTCCGAGGATTACTGAATGTTGGGTGTCTCCTCATAATTCTTATTTGTTTTTTGGCTCTTTTCGCCGGGTATCCAATCATCACATACTACACCGAGGGAATTCAGAGTACCAACGGCGCGTATAACCTCGGCGGCATCAACGCTACTGGACAGATTCCATTAATCGAGAACTTTGCTACGGTGATAGACAAGGATACCCCTGAAAGCGCGTATACAAGGACGGGCTTCGATGGGGAACCGTACACCTTGGTATTTTCGGATGAATTCGAGAAGGAAGGCAGAACATTCTTCCCAGGCGACGATCCGTTCTGGACTGGTGT CGATCTCCACTATTGGCCCACAGGTGATTTAGAATGGTATGATCCATCAGCTATAACGACCAGAGACGGAAAGCTTGTCATCACTATGACCCAAGAACCCATCCATGACCTCAACTTCAAGTCTGGGATGCTTCAATCGTGGAACCAACTATGTTTCCAATATTCTGTCTACATTGAAGTTTCTGTTTCTCTTCCTGGTGACGACAAAATCCCTGGTTTTTGGCCAGGCGTATGGATGATGGGTAATTTAGGAAGACCAGGGTATGGAGCGACGACAGAAGGAACATGGCCATATTCATACGATTCATGTGATTATGGAACGTTAGCCAATCAGACAAATCCCGAGGGGACTGGACCGGAAGGCGCATTGACTTCGGGATGGGACAATGGCCCTATCTCATA TCTACCTGGTCAGCGAATGTCTGCGTGTACCTGTAAGGGGGAAGATCACGCAGGGCCGGACGTTTCTTATGGGCGCGGCGTCCCGGAAATCGATGTATTGGAAGCTCTAGTTGACCCGAACGTTCGACGTGGTGTCGTCAGTCAAAGCGCTCAAATGGCACCT TTCGATAAAGGGTATCACTACGACAACTCATCTAAAGGCGCTATTATATATGACACCAAAAACACCGAGTTCAACATCTATCAAGGCTCAATATATCAGGAAGCAGTTTCGTCTTTGACTTATGTCGATAACGCGAACTACGTGGGGACTAGCGGTGGCTTTGGTGTTTACG CTTTTGAGTACTTTTCAAACCCCGAAGACAGAAATTCTGGACACATCACATGGGTTGCAAATGGCAAAAAGTCGTGGACAATGAACCCCGCCGCTGTTGGTGCTGACGAATCAATGGGCATCGGGCAACGTCTGATCTCGGAAGAGCCGATGGCCATG ATCATTAATTTCGGCATGTCTGAAAGCTTCCAACCTGTAGACTTCAACCGCCTCGTAACGCCCATGGAAATGCTCGTTGACTATATACGGGTGTACCAACGGTcagaaggaagagttggCTGTGATCCGAAAGATAGGCCAACGGCCGCGTATATCGAGAATCATATAAATGCGTATAGCAATCCCAATCTGACTACCTGGGCGGCTGCGGGATATACCAAGCCG AAAAACTCCTTGATAGATAAATGTTGA
- a CDS encoding histidinol dehydrogenase, putative (Similar to TIGR gene model, INSD accession AAW43212.1), which produces MSTPPFLPLVGPQDVALLSSLALITPVLVASDHLEKIRQSLPANASYYIQASDNDDLIALLDGGAQKLVVTPQQLEAGAAGIPKERLILRVSEEELSTSKHLAQHTGGILIVSSVPHNAKSLALPGVDVYLQLPEVQPLRILNLIKSSRPSSYVIPSSYLSLESSTTAEKISIPEAFLAPIISDRPDGLFPTIVSSYNHSTTPLGLVYSSVESVKESILTQKGVYQSRKHGLWRKGETSGAVQQVTGIKLDCDNDALIFEVVQHGSGFCHLPQSTCFGNLSGIAKLSDTLTSRLASAPEGSYTKRLFTDEKLLRNKIMEEAEELCDAQTKEEVAFEAADLVYFALTRCISKGVSWRDVEAALDKKALKVTRRKGDAKPKWEEKTKEIVRENGEAKSTVPEPVKLPEPESEDAPIKMRAVTLSTLSALEQKDLLLRPVLNSLAMIDKVKPIVERVRQEGDAGLKAMTKQFDRADLSSNVLLPPFETPGEDVLPKDVREAIDVAYSNVKEFHQAQNEKEPLVVETMPGVTCSRFARPIARVGVYVPGGTAILPSTAIMLGVPAQVAGCKTIVLATPPRQDGSISPEVLYVAKLTGITCILKAGGAQAVGAMAYGTDEVPKVDKIFGPGNQWVTAAKMLVQNDTDALVAIDMPAGPSEVLVIADHTANPVFVASDLLSQAEHGVDSQVILLAINLTPEHLAAIEAEIDRQARALPRVKIAREAIKKSVTVEVKDLEEAVKFSNEYAPEHLILHLEKAEEVVAEIENAGSVFVGPFSPESCGDYASGTNHTLPTNGFARQFSGVNTLSFQKHITSQIVSAEGLKKLGPYVVRLAEREGLEAHANAVRVRLAELNKQ; this is translated from the exons ATGAGTACTCCCCCCTTTCTCCCCCTCGTAGGCCCACAAGATGTGgccctcctctcctctctcGCTCTTATCACCCCCGTCCTCGTCGCCTCCGACCACTTGGAAAAAATCCGCCAATCATTGCCTGCAAATGCGTCATACTACATCCAAGCAAGCGATAACGACGACTTGATTGCCCTCCTGGACGGTGGCGCCCAAAAGCTCGTTGTTACTCCTCAACAACTCGAGGCCGGTGCCGCAGGTATCCCCAAGGAAAGACTTATTCTTAGAGTCTCCGAGGAAGAGCTTTCTACTTCCAAGCACTTGGCCCAGCACACTGGTGGTATCCTCATCGTCTCTTCTGTCCCTCACAATGCCAAATCGCTTGCTTTGCCTGGCGTGGACGTATACCTCCAACTACCTGAGGTCCAGCCTCTTAGAATCCTCAACCTCATCAAATCTTCTCGCCCGTCTTCCTATGtcattccttcttcataCCTCTCCCTTGAATCCTCCACTACCGCCGAAAAAATATCCATTCCCGAAGCCTTTCTTGCCCCTATCATATCTGACCGCCCCGACGGCCTTTTCCCCACCATCGTGTCCTCGTACAACCACTCTACTACCCCTCTTGGTTTGGTCTACTCTTCCGTTGAAAGCGTCAAGGAATCAATCCTTACACAGAAGGGCGTTTACCAATCCAGGAAGCACGGTTTATGGAGGAAAGGCGAGACTAGCGGGGCGGTGCAACAGGTTACCGGCATCAAGCTCGACTGCGATAATGATGCTTTGATTTTTGAGGTCGTTCAGCACGGTTCTGGCTTCTGCCACCTCCCTCAATCAACATGTTTTGGTAACCTTTCCGGTATCGCCAAGCTCTCCGACACTCTTACCTCCCGCCTTGCGTCTGCCCCCGAAGGCTCTTACACCAAACGACTTTTTACGGATGAAAAGCTTTTGAGGAACAAGATTATGGAAGAAGCCGAGGAGCTCTGTGACGCCCAGACTAAGGAAGAGGTTGCGTTTGAGGCTGCTGACTTGGTTTACTTTGCCTTGACAAGGTGTATCAGCAAAGGGGTGAGCTGGCGAGATGTTGAGGCAGCTTTGGACAAGAAGGCGTTGAAGGTAACAAGAAGGAAGGGCGATGCCAAACCCAAGTGGGAGGAAAAGACGAAGGAGATTGTGAGGGAGAATGGAGAGGCCAAGTCCACTGTCCCGGAACCCGTCAAGCTTCCCGAGCCCGAGTCTGAAGATGCCCCTATCAAGATGCGAGCCGTCACTCTCTCCACGCTCTCTGCCCTTGAGCAAAAAGACCTTCTCCTACGACCTGTTCTTAACTCCCTCGCCATGATTGACAAAGTCAAGCCTATCGTCGAGCGTGTCCGACAGGAAGGCGATGCCGGTTTGAAAGCCATGACCAAGCAATTCGACCGTGCCGACCTTTCATCCAACGTCCTCCTCCCTCCCTTCGAGACCCCAGGAGAAGATGTGTTGCCGAAGGATGTGAGGGAAGCGATCGATGTAGCGTACAGTAATGTCAAAGAGTTCCATCAAGCTCAAAACGAAAAGGAGCCGCTTGTGGTGGAGACTATGCCTGGCGTCACTTGCTCTCGATTCGCCCGACCCATTGCCCGAGTCGGTGTCTACGTACCCGGCGGTACTGCTATCCTCCCTTCTACTGCTATTATGCTCGGTGTGCCTGCCCAAGTTGCCGGCTGTAAAACTATTGTCCTCGCTACCCCTCCCCGACAAGACGGATCCATCTCCCCTGAAGTTTTGTACGTTGCCAAACTTACGGGTATTACTTGCATCTTGAAGGCTGGTGGTGCTCAAGCTGTGGGCGCGATGGCATACGGAACGGATGAGGTACCCAAGGTGGATAAGATCTTTGGCCCTGGTAACCAGTGGGTCACTGCGGCCAAGATGTTGGTGCAGAATGATACGGATGCTTTGGTGGCTATCGACATGCCTGCCGGTCCTTCCGAAGTTCTC GTCATTGCCGACCACACTGCCAACCCCGTCTTCGTCGCTTCCGACCTTCTCTCCCAAGCTGAACACGGCGTCGACTCCCAAGTCATCCTCCTTGCCATCAATCTCACCCCTGAGCACCTCGCTGCTATCGAAGCCGAAATCGACCGACAAGCCCGAGCGCTTCCCCGTGTCAAGATTGCGAGAGAAGCTATCAAGAAGAGTGTCACCGTTGAGGTCAAAGATTTGGAAGAAGCTGTCAAATTCAGCAATGAGTATGCTCCTGAGCACTTGATTTTGCACCTGGAGAAGGCAGAAGAGGTTGTGGCTGAGATTGAGAATGCGGGCAGCGTGTTCGTTGGTCCCTTCTCTCCTGAATC ATGTGGTGATTATGCCTCTGGTACCAACCACACCCTCCCCACTAACGGCTTTGCCCGTCAATTCTCTGGTGTCAATACTCTTTCTTTCCAAAAACACATTACTTCCCAGATTGTCAGTGCGGAAGGGTTAAAGAAGTTGGGTCCGTATGTCGTCAGGTTGGCGGAAAGGGAAGGATTGGAGGCGCATGCGAATGCTGTGAGGGTCAGGTTGGCAGAGTTAAACAAGCAATAA